The following proteins come from a genomic window of Lachnoclostridium phytofermentans ISDg:
- a CDS encoding stage II sporulation protein M — MKRWSLRLRKREPLTIAMVLFFASVILGCIFSKVSQGLLQNSVDSLNSRYFNTIKSMEINYGDFFRYIFTSKLKPFFLFWTLSLTFLGLPYMGWYLLSRGFQVGYLMMTLWMHYGMKGGLLYLTYLFPQELIFVPVVLISIKNCFALYMEANHESTAGLQNVLLLKKYIKLIIILIVCILIGACMEAFVGSYLVKKALQLF, encoded by the coding sequence ATGAAACGATGGAGTTTAAGATTAAGGAAAAGAGAACCGTTGACAATAGCCATGGTTCTCTTTTTTGCAAGTGTCATCCTTGGGTGTATTTTCTCTAAAGTAAGCCAAGGACTATTGCAAAACAGCGTAGACAGCTTAAATAGCAGGTATTTTAATACGATTAAGTCCATGGAAATCAATTATGGGGATTTCTTTCGCTATATTTTCACCTCGAAACTAAAACCCTTTTTCCTATTCTGGACTCTAAGCCTAACATTTTTAGGACTACCATATATGGGATGGTATCTCTTAAGTAGGGGATTTCAGGTGGGTTATCTGATGATGACTTTATGGATGCACTATGGAATGAAGGGCGGATTACTTTACCTCACTTACCTATTTCCTCAAGAGCTAATCTTTGTACCGGTTGTTTTAATCAGTATTAAAAACTGTTTCGCTCTTTACATGGAGGCTAATCACGAATCGACAGCAGGGTTACAAAATGTACTATTATTGAAAAAATACATAAAATTAATTATAATACTTATTGTATGTATTTTAATTGGAGCTTGTATGGAGGCATTTGTGGGAAGTTATCTTGTAAAAAAGGCCTTACAATTATTCTAA
- a CDS encoding Ig-like domain-containing protein — MKTLRFNKGILFLSVLVLLVSLITPIKGYAVAASVKLNKTSVNLGIGETFQLKITGSNSKVKWSTNNKSIVTISSDGLIKGIKPGFTEITAEVNNKKLKCSVVVYKPRLERNSISLGIDDKLDLKISYLPVIYKNTKITWKSDNTKIATVDENGVVTGITAGNTKIKVSFGNYSLNCSVYINPTKKNINDAIDNLSYEYGEIGNQIKCVLTNNSKIDLLFDYKLVFYDENNKIVSVSNKIATNLLSNNSKVLSFEKSNKDYKSYKIVFERTSFYYNESNLNMKNSVDITVEKVLYSYEYYGGNFNDIKDSVELLNLHVNNKSNDRIFLEAYIIYYKDSNIVYIDGFWDESNVDVGSSILLNPKIIFNDFSKITIPEYDEYKVIYNANSYN; from the coding sequence ATGAAAACTTTAAGGTTTAATAAAGGTATATTATTTTTATCGGTGCTAGTATTATTAGTATCTTTAATTACACCTATAAAAGGGTATGCTGTAGCTGCATCAGTTAAATTAAACAAAACATCTGTTAATCTTGGAATTGGAGAAACATTTCAATTAAAAATAACTGGTTCTAATTCAAAGGTTAAGTGGTCTACAAATAATAAGTCAATTGTCACTATCAGTTCAGATGGATTAATAAAAGGGATAAAGCCAGGATTCACTGAAATTACTGCAGAAGTAAATAATAAAAAATTGAAATGTTCTGTAGTAGTCTATAAACCTAGATTAGAGCGTAACTCCATTTCACTAGGGATAGATGATAAGCTTGACTTAAAAATTAGTTATTTACCAGTCATATACAAGAATACTAAAATTACATGGAAATCAGATAATACAAAAATAGCTACAGTAGATGAAAATGGCGTAGTAACAGGTATCACCGCCGGCAATACTAAAATTAAAGTTTCTTTTGGAAATTATTCATTAAATTGTTCCGTTTATATAAATCCAACAAAGAAAAATATAAATGATGCCATAGATAATCTAAGCTATGAATATGGTGAAATAGGTAATCAAATAAAATGTGTACTAACTAATAACAGTAAAATTGACTTACTTTTCGATTATAAATTAGTGTTTTACGATGAAAATAATAAAATCGTATCAGTTAGCAATAAAATAGCTACAAATTTACTTAGCAATAATAGTAAAGTGCTATCTTTTGAAAAATCAAATAAGGATTATAAGAGTTATAAAATTGTTTTTGAAAGAACATCTTTTTATTACAATGAATCAAATCTAAATATGAAAAATAGTGTTGATATAACGGTAGAAAAAGTGCTTTATTCATATGAATATTATGGTGGTAATTTCAATGATATTAAAGACAGTGTTGAACTTTTAAACTTACATGTTAACAACAAGTCAAATGATAGAATTTTCTTAGAAGCTTATATAATTTATTATAAAGATAGTAATATTGTTTACATCGATGGTTTTTGGGATGAATCAAATGTTGACGTTGGTTCTTCTATATTACTGAATCCAAAAATAATATTTAACGACTTTAGTAAAATAACTATTCCTGAGTATGATGAATATAAAGTTATATATAATGCTAATTCTTATAATTAA
- a CDS encoding IS30 family transposase, whose amino-acid sequence MCKLIPGNQKHLTLDNRVYIEKSLDNNMPFSEIAKYICKDPSTISKEVRKHRILNPRNDFINFNHCTDRRDCKLRNVCNRSIPCKKQCSSCIECNAHCIKFVVEVCSTILKYPYVCNGCPKKVQCRLDKYFYKAVTSNKEYKTILVESRNGINISEVDLKLMDSIVSPLILQGQSPYQIVQSHPEIKCTEKTIYNYIASGALSVKNLDLPRKVKYKLRKLHPSEINDKGIFEGRSYKDFLSYIQAYPDSNVVEMDTVVGCEGSHKVFLTLFFRNCKLMLIYLLPDKTTTSVKKVFDRLEEKISTLGFCKTFPVILTDRGGEFLKPDELETGIDNVIRTSIYYCDPMASWQKPGIEKNHEFIRYVLPKGSTFDTLTQWDVTKLASHINSTARASLNGLAPIKLAQMLLDNNAVYAFGLREIPPNDIILTPELLKK is encoded by the coding sequence ATGTGTAAATTAATACCCGGGAATCAAAAACATCTTACATTAGATAACAGAGTTTACATTGAAAAATCCTTGGATAACAACATGCCCTTTAGTGAAATCGCTAAGTATATTTGCAAGGATCCATCTACCATTTCCAAAGAGGTTAGGAAGCACCGCATATTAAATCCCAGAAATGATTTCATTAACTTCAACCACTGTACTGATCGTCGTGATTGCAAGCTCAGAAATGTCTGCAATCGCTCAATCCCATGCAAGAAGCAGTGTAGTTCCTGTATCGAATGTAATGCTCATTGCATTAAATTTGTCGTAGAGGTATGTTCGACGATTTTGAAATACCCCTATGTCTGTAATGGTTGCCCGAAAAAGGTTCAATGTAGGCTTGATAAATACTTCTACAAAGCTGTTACCTCAAATAAGGAATATAAGACTATTTTGGTTGAATCCAGAAACGGAATCAATATATCGGAGGTAGACCTTAAGCTTATGGATAGTATAGTTTCACCTTTAATCCTACAGGGACAGAGCCCTTATCAGATTGTTCAAAGCCATCCTGAAATTAAATGCACTGAAAAAACAATCTATAATTACATAGCCTCTGGTGCTCTTTCCGTAAAAAATCTCGATCTCCCCCGGAAAGTAAAGTACAAACTCCGTAAACTTCATCCATCAGAAATCAATGATAAAGGTATTTTTGAAGGTCGCTCCTACAAAGATTTTCTTAGCTATATACAAGCCTATCCTGATTCAAATGTTGTGGAAATGGATACCGTAGTTGGTTGCGAAGGTAGTCACAAGGTATTTCTTACCCTGTTTTTCCGAAACTGTAAACTGATGTTGATCTACCTTCTTCCGGATAAAACAACTACATCTGTTAAAAAAGTATTTGACCGTCTTGAAGAAAAAATTTCAACACTTGGGTTTTGCAAAACCTTTCCTGTTATCTTAACTGACAGGGGGGGTGAATTTTTAAAGCCTGATGAACTTGAAACTGGAATCGATAATGTCATTCGAACATCTATTTATTATTGTGACCCCATGGCATCATGGCAGAAACCTGGTATCGAAAAGAACCATGAATTTATACGTTATGTCCTTCCGAAAGGTTCTACATTTGACACCCTCACCCAATGGGATGTTACAAAACTTGCAAGTCATATCAATAGTACAGCAAGAGCCAGCTTAAATGGTCTAGCCCCCATTAAACTGGCCCAAATGCTGCTTGATAATAATGCAGTATATGCATTCGGACTAAGGGAGATACCACCCAATGATATCATACTGACCCCCGAACTGCTGAAAAAGTAA
- a CDS encoding NUDIX hydrolase, translated as MDYQRINRRLEHKGRIVDVYTDTMKLPDGREAEWDYIDHKGASAIVPVNSEGKIIMVRQYRNAPERYTLEIPAGGLNRGEDRELAAMRELEEETGYRTEKVEHLLDLYTTVAFCNELISIYYTEDLKPSKQHLDEDEFVEVEAYTLEELVAMILNGTIQDAKTISAILAYKAKKNL; from the coding sequence ATGGACTATCAAAGAATAAATCGTAGATTAGAGCATAAAGGAAGAATTGTTGATGTCTATACTGACACGATGAAATTACCGGATGGTAGAGAAGCAGAGTGGGATTATATTGACCATAAAGGGGCTTCTGCTATCGTTCCTGTGAATTCAGAAGGTAAAATTATTATGGTCCGTCAATATCGAAATGCTCCGGAGCGCTATACTTTAGAAATACCTGCGGGTGGTTTAAATCGTGGGGAAGATCGAGAATTAGCAGCGATGAGAGAACTCGAGGAAGAGACCGGATATCGTACCGAGAAGGTGGAGCATCTCCTTGATTTATATACTACAGTTGCTTTTTGTAATGAGTTAATTAGTATCTATTACACGGAGGATTTAAAGCCATCCAAACAGCATCTTGATGAGGATGAATTTGTAGAGGTAGAAGCATATACTTTAGAGGAATTGGTTGCTATGATTTTAAATGGTACCATTCAAGACGCTAAAACAATTTCAGCAATTCTAGCATATAAGGCTAAGAAAAATTTATAG